CGTGACCGCCGGGGGCTATACGGATCTCGCCGGCAATGCCGGCGCTGCGGGCGTCACGCCGTCGCTGACCGTCGATACGAAGGCGCCGGCTGCTCCGTCCACGCCCGATCTGGTCGCCGCTTCGGATACCGGCCCGCGGAGCGACGACAATATCACAGGCGATACGAGACCCACATTCAGTGGCGTTGCCGAGGCAGGATCGACCGTCACGCTCTATGCCGATGGCAACGCCATCGGCTCGGCACTTGCCCTTGACGGGACCTGGAGCATCAAGAGCGATACAAGCCTTGCAGAGGGGTCCTACGGCGTTTCGGCTACAGCGACCGACAAGGCCGGCAATATCGGCGCCAGTTCCGCCGCGCTCACCGTCGAGGTCGTCACCTCCGCGCCGACGACGTCCGTCGGAGCCATACTCTTCTCCGCCGACAGTGGCTCTTCCAGCACCGACCTCATCACCAAGACTGCCGCGCAGACGCTGTCGGGACAGCTGAGTGCTCCGCTTGCGGCCGGAGAACATGTCGAAGTGTCCCTCGATGGTGGCGCCAGCTGGACGACGGCCGCGTCCATGTCCAGCGCAACGACCTGGTCGCTCGCGGCTACCCTGGTGGAAGGAACGCATGCGCTTCAGGCGAGGGTGGTCAACCAGGCCGGCAATGCCGGTCCGGAGCTGAAGACCAGTTACACGCTCGATACCGTAGCGCCCGGTATCACGGTGCGGACGGATGCGGCAACGCTGAAGGCCGGCCAGACTGCGACCGTGACCTTCGAGTTCACCGAAGATCCGGGCGACAGCTTTACCTGGAACGGCAATTCGGGTGATGTCACGGTCTCGGGCGGAACCGTGTCGGCTATCAGCGGTAGCGGGACGACGAGGACCGCGACATTCACGCCAACCGCCGGCATTGACTCCGGCACCGCCAAAATCAGCGTTGCGTCCGGTAGCTTTGCCGACATTGCGGGTAATATCAACCAGGCGAGCAAGGTTCATTCGATCGGCTACGATACCGCTGCGCCGACCGTAACGGTCGATATCGTGGACGCGAAACTCAACCTCGCCGACGATCAGTCGGATGTTGTCATCACATTTTCCGAAAAGCCCTCGGACTTCGGCCTGGAGGATCTTGTCGCCACGGGCGGCAAGCTCGCCAATCTGCAGACCACCGCCGACCCGCTGGTCTATACCGCAGTCTTCAAGGCGGATCAGGCCTATAGCGGCAGCGGCTCGGTCAAGATCGTCGCCGGCAGCTACCAGGATGCCGCAGGCAATCCGGGAGGTCCCGCCTCCGATACGGTTCTCATCGATACAGGCGTGCCCTACACGCCGCCGCCAACCCCGGATGTACCGACGCCGCCCATCGTGGCAGGGACGGAAGGTGGAATCCTGTCGGGCACGGCTGGAAATGACAGCTTCATCGGCAGCACCGGGCTCGATTATGTCAGCTATTCCGGAGGCATCAGTGACTATCGCGTCATCACGGACGCCAACGGCAAGGTCACCGCGATCCAGGGACCGCAGGGAACCGACAGTTTCGACGGGATCGAGAGGCTTGTCTTCTCCGATGGCATTCTCGCCTTCGATGAGCCTGCCAAGCAAAGCTACCGGCTCTACGAGGCCGCCTTCGACCGGGATCCGGATCTTGCAGGCCTGTCCTTCTGGGTGGGGGAACGGGATGACGGCGCGCGCGATCTCTTGACCACGGCACGCGATTTCCTTTTCTCCACGGAATTCGTGTCGCGCTTCGGCAATATTCAGCAAATGTCGAACAGCGACATCGTGCAGCTGTTCTACCAGAATGTTCTGGACCGCCCGGGGGAAGCGCAGGGCGTTGCCTATTGGCAGGCCATGCTCGACCAGGGCATGGCGCCGGAGCACGCGCTCGTCCTGTTCTCCGAGAGCATGGAGAACCGCCAGCTTGTGGACGTGGATGTTCTGGGTGGCGTTCGCCTGTCTCTCGACCTAATCTGACGGGATTAACCCCGACAGACCCGGTGGCTCGGCTCGACCGTCTGCGGCCGGATCGGCCGGGCGGGGCGGAGGCCGCTGCACATGAGACGTTTCCTTCTGGCCGCGCTTGCCGCCCTCGGCCTCTCTTTCGGTCCGGCCGCGGCATCCGATGCGGCCGCGGTCGCTGCATTTCATGATGCCGTCCAGAGCGGCAATCTTGATCTCGCGCGATCCATGCTGGCCGCCGATTCGTCCTTGGCGACCTCGGTCGGGGCGTACGGGTTCCAGCCGGTCCACCTTCTCGACATGTATTTCGACGCGAACCTCCTCGACCTCCTTCTTGCTGCCGGAGCCGATATCAACGCCCGAAATGACGAGGGCGTCACCCTGCTTCACATCGTCACCGATCCTGATGCTGTGCCCCTCCTGGTCCAGAGGGGAGCGGATCTCGAAGCCAGGGATGCCAGGGGATGGACGCCTCTTATCATGCAGGCGAACAATCAGCAGAACGGGCCCGACGTCGTTGCCGCGCTGATGGCCAGCGGAGCCAACCCGGACGCCCGAGGCGCAGACGGCGAGACCGCCCTTTCCTTCGCCCGCGAGACCGGCGATGTCGACTTCATTGCCGTCCTGACGGAGGGGGGAGCTAAGAAGTGAGGCGGCCTGCACCAAGGGTGTGAAGGCAACGGCCGCCGTGCGGCGGGTCGCAGTGACTATATCGTCGTTGCCTCCGGATCAGGCTGATGGGACGCCTCGGTGGCCGGTGTTTCCCGCGGATCCAGACCGCGCGGCTTGCCATAGAGGCCGATGTTGGCGTCGCCCCAATCCTTCAGCGCAAGCAGGACCGGCTCCATGCTGCGGCCAAGCCTGGAGAGACTGTATTCCACCTTCGGCGGAACCTGCGCATAGACCTTTCGCTCGATTAGACCATCGTCTTCCAGCTCCCGAAGCTGGTTGGTCAACATGCGCGGCGTGACATTGGCGATATGCCTGCGCAGCTCGTTGAACCGCAATGTCCCCGAGAGCAGATGAAACAGCACCACCGATTTCCATTTCCCGTCGATGAGGCCGATGGCGGCCTCGACCGAGCAGCCGGGAGAACAATCGAAGCGCGAATGGCGAGCCTTGGCCATAACAGTATCCTTTTGATACTAGGTGCAGATTTTGTGCATATTGCATTCCGACAATGATACCGCATTTTGGTGCCACATCAATCAATCGACGACGCTGATGTCGGTGAGCAAAGGAGCACATGATGAAAGCCGTTGGATACAAAGCGCCGGGCGCCATTGGCCGCGAGGATGCCCTGCAGGATATCGAGCTTCCCCGGCCTGTTCCCGAGGGGCATGATCTTCTCGTGGAGGTGCGGGCTGTCTCGGTCAATCCGGTCGACACGAAGATTCGCAAAGGGGTGGCACCCGAGGCTGGACAGTTCAAGGTCCTCGGTTGGGATGCGGTCGGCACGGTCGTGGAAGTTGGACCGCACGTGAAAGACGTCACGATCGGCGACGACGTCTTCTATGCAGGCTCCCTGGTCCGGCCGGGTGCCAATAGCCAATTCCATCGTGTCGACGAGCGGATTGTCGGCAAGAAGCCCAGGACAATTTCGGATGCCGAGGCGGCGGCCTTGCCTCTGACGGCGATAACTGCCTGGGAAATGCTGTTCGACCGGCTGGATATTCGTAGACCCGTGCCGGGCGCCGCAAATGCCATTCTCATCGTTGGCGGTGCCGGCGGCGTTGGTTCGATTGCCATCCAGCTCGTGCGGGCGCTGACCGATGTCACTGTCATTGCCACGGCATCGCGCCCGGAAACCCGGGAATGGGTCGAAAAGCTCGGCGCGCATCATGTGGTCGACCACGCAAAACCCATCGCCGAACAGGTCGCGGCTCTTGGTGTCGGTGCGCCGGCCTTTGTCTTCTCGACCACCGAAACCCATCGTCATCTGAAGGATATTATCGAGTTGATCGCGCCGCAGGGCCGTTTCGGGCTGATCGACGATCCGGAGAGCCTGGATGTGCTGGGATTCAAGCGCAAGGCGGTCTCCATCCATTGGGAGTTGATGTTCACGCGGTCGCTCTATGAGACCGCCGACATGGCCGAACAGGGCCACCTGCTGAACGAGGTTGCGCGCCTGATCGATGAGGGCAAGCTCAGGACGACCGTGACGGAAGTCCTGTCTCCCATCAATGCGTCCAATCTGCGCCAGGCGCATGCGGCCATCGAAAGCGGCAAGACGAAAGGCAAGATCGTGCTTGAAGGATTTGGTGAGGGCTGAGGCGGCGGCAAAGACACAAGCTCGCAAAATTGCGGGCTTGTGTGTCCGGACCGGGCGCGGGCACACCGCGCCTTGCCGCGCTTCTTCGGTCAGCCGCCCCAGAGCCTGCGTCGCGCCCTGAAGTTGATCGAGGGCATGGAACTCGATCCCGTCACCGCCTGCGTCTCGTCCCCATCATCAGATCCGCGTCCCGGAAGACGGGCGCTCGCAGATCATTCCATCGGATTCCTTTTCCGCAAATTTCAGGCTTGACAGATGCTGCGCGCACAGTGCTAATACGCATTAGCAGCTAATACGTATTAGCAGATTTCTGGGATGGGAATGAGCGCGTGACGGGACGCCGGAGACTGACGCAGAACGACATTGCCAAGCTCGCCGGCGTCAGCCAGGCGACGGTTTCCCTCGTTCTCAATGGGGCTCCAACAGCTCTTGCCCGCATCCCGGCCGAAACGCGCGAACGGGTTCAGCAGGTCATCCGCACCACGGGCTATGTCGCCGATCCTATTGCCAGGCGCATGGCGAAGGGTCTCAACCGCATTCTCGGCGTATTCACCTACGAGCCGGCTTTCCCGAGCGCACAGGCGGATTTCTTCACGCCTTTCCTCCTCGGAATAGAGGAAGAGGCGCAGCAGCAGAATTACGACTTGCTGCTTCTGACGAGCGCCGGCGTCGGCAGCGACCGCAAGATCTTCTCGGAAAACAACCGGCTGCGCATTGCCGATGGCTGCCTCATCCTTGGACGCGAGTTCGACCGCGAGGAGCTCGCGCGCCTTGTGGCCGAGGATTATCCCTTTGTGGCGATCGGCCGACGTGAGGACGCTGGCGGACCCGTTCCTTACGTCGGCGGCGATTATGCCGCGGGCACCCGTGCGCTGGTGGAAAAGGCCGCGGCATTGGGGCATTTGAAACTCGCCTATGTCGGGCCGCAAGGTCCGGCGGAATCGATTGCCGACAGATGGTTCGGCTTCGAGGCGGCGCTCGGCCTGACCAAGGCCGAGCTTGCCGTTCACATCGACACCGTCAATCGCCCGGCCGCGGACATCCTGGATGCGATCCGGTCGAGTGGCGCAACGGCGGCGTTTTTCATCGAACTGGCGGATGCCGTGCGCGTCGAGACATTGGCGCGTGAGCGTGGCATCTCGATACCGGGCGATTGCTCGATGATCGTGCTCGGCAGTCACATCCGAGCCAGCCGCAGCCCGGTGCGCTTCACATCCTACGATATTCCCCGGGAGGAAATGGGCAGGCGGGCGACTGCCATGCTGGTGAACCGCATCGAGACCGGCGGCATCGGCGACCAGATCCTTCTTCCCTGCGATCCGGTCGAGGGCGAAACCCTCGGACCGGCTCCCTCGATCCCTGCAACAGGACGGATTTAGACGTGAAAGACATGCGAGCAGATATTCTTGTCGTGGGTGGCGGCCTTGGTGGCGTGGCGGCGGCGCTGGGCGCCGCGCGCGCCGGCAAACGCGTCATCATGACGGAGGAATATGATTGGATCGGCGGACAGCTCACCAGCCAGGCGGTGCCTTCCGACGAGCATACATGGGTTGAACAGTTCGGCATCACCCGTTCTTACCGACGCCTGCGCGAGGGCGTGCGCCGGTATTATCGCGAGCATTATCCCCTGACGGAAGGCGCACGCGCCTGGGGCGACCTCAATCCCGGCGCCGGCTGGGTCAGCCGCATCTGCGCCGAACCGCGCGTCAACCTTGCGGTCATCGAGAGCATGCTGGCGCCTTATCGCGGCGCCGATCGGCTGACGGTGCTGACGCCGTATCGGCCGGTCGCCGCCGATGTCGAGGGCGACACGGTCCGCGCCGTCATCGTCCGACACCGTGATACCGGCGCCGAAATCGTCATCACTGCCGATTACATTCTGGATGCGACCGAGCTTGGCGATCTCCTGCCGATGACCGGCACCGAATATGCCAAGGGTTTCGAGGCGCAATCCGACACCGGCGAGCCGAGCGCCCCGGCGCAGGCGCAGCCCGACAATGTCCAGGCTGTCTCGATCTGCTTTGCCATCGACCATGTCGATGGCGACCAGACCATCGACAAGCCCGAGAACTACGATTACTGGAAACAGTATCAGCCGCATTTCTGGGGCGGTCCGCTGCTCGGCTTCACGGCGCCGCACCCGCGCACGCTGGAGCATACGACCCGCTCCTTCACGCCCAATCCCGACGATGATCCGCTTCTCGTCGATGCCGACCAGCGCAAGGGCGGCGGTGATGAGAACCTCTGGATCTTCCGCCGCATCGCTGCTCGACGCAATTTCACGCCCGGCTTCTATGCATCCGACATCTGCCTCGTGAACTGGCCGATGATCGACTATATGGACGGCACCATCATCGACGTCTCGGAGGCAGAGAAGGCACAGCATCTGAAGGCCGCGGCCGATCTGTCCTACTCGGTTTTCTACTGGCTGCAGACCGAAGCGCCGCGCCTTGACGGCGGCCAGGGTTTTAGCGGTTTGCGCCTGCGTGGCGACATCACCGGCACGGATCATGGCCTGGCCATGGCGCCCTATATCCGCGAAAGCCGCCGCATCAAGCCGGTCACCCGCATTGTCGAGCAGGATCTCTCCTATACGGTGCGCGGCGACAAGGGTGCCGTGCGCTATCGCGACAGCATCGGCATCGGCATGTACCGCATCGACCTGCACCCCTCGACAGGGGGCGACAATTACGTCGACGTGCCGTCCTGCCCATTCGAGATTCCGCTCGGCGCGCTCTTGCCGCAACGGATGAAGAACCTCATCCCGGCCGGCAAGAATATCGGCACGACGCACATCACCAATGGCTGCTACCGCCTGCATCCGGTGGAATGGAACATCGGAGAGGTTGCCGGAATGCTGGCCGCCTACAGTCTCGAAAAGGGTCTGACGCCGCATCAGGTGCAGGCAGACGACAAGCACCTTCATGACTTCCAGGCAGTGCTGACCCGCGAGGGCATCGAGATACGCTGGCCCCATATCGCGGCCTATTGAACCACATCATCTGTTCATCGACCCCAACTTTGGAGGAGGGCTGGGAATGCCATATCATCGGACTTTGAAAGCGACTGCCTTTGCGCTGGCCCTGCTGGGGCTTGGCGGGGCGGCCAAGGCGCAGGATGCCGTCAATCTGCGGATGACCATCTGGAGCGCCAACGAAGCGCATCTGAAACTGTTCAACGAGCTTGCGGCCGGTTTCAAGAAGGATCATCCGAATGTCAGCGTGACCTATGAATCGCTGCCCTTCGATACCTATACAACGGCGCTCACGACCCAGATTGCCGGCGGCAACGCGCCGGACATGGCCTGGATCTTCGAGACGACGGCCTACGACTTCGTCAAATCCGGGGCGCTCTATCCGCTGACGGAAACACTGAAGGCGACGCAGGGCTATAATCTGGAGGAAGTCAGTGCCGGTGCGACCGAGAGATGGATGCAGGATGGCGCTCTTTATGCCTATCCTTTCTCCACCTCGCCATTCGCGATGTTCGTCAACAATGACATCATCAAGGCCGCGGGTGCCAAGACGCCGGCCGAGATGATTGCTGCCGGCGAATGGACCTGGGACAATGCGATCGCCACCGCCTCGGCTGTCGGCAAGACCGGCAAGGGCGGCCTGATCGTCCGCGACTTCAACTATCAGAACTGGCAGTATCTGACCTCCGTCTGGAACGGCTGGGGCGCCTCGCCCTGGTCCGAAGACGGCAAGACCTGCAGCATGGCCGACCAGCCGATGGCGGACGCTTTGTCCTTCATCCACGATGCCATCTTCAACAAGAAGGCGATGCCGGGCCCCGGCGAAACGGTCGACTTCTTTGCCGGCAATGCGGCCATGACGATCACCCAGATCAGCCGCGCCTCGCTGCTGCCCAAGGAGAACCCCTTCTCCTGGGACCTCGTGCCCCTGCCGAAGGGACCGGCCGGAGAGTATGCGCTGATCGGCCAGGCCGGTATCGGCGTCATGCAGTCTGGCAAACATGCCGCGACGGCGGCGGAATTCGTCGCCTATATGACCAATCCGGAAAATTCGGCGAAGCTCAGCCAGTTCTTCCCCTCCGCCCGCAAGTCGCTGCTCAGTGCCGAACTTCTGAAGAAGACCAATCCGCTCCTGACGCAGGAGCAGATCGAAAAGGTCGTGATCAACGGCATTGCCACCGGCAGGGTCATGCCCGGCCATAGCGGCTTTGCGCAGATCCAGCAGGTGGTGCGGTCCAATCTCGACGCCATCTGGCGGCCGGATGCGGACGTGCCTGCCACGCTGCAGAAGATTTGCGGCCAGATCGGCCCGCTTCTGAAGCGCTGAGGAAAACCATCATGGCTGTCGCGCACCATCATCATCAAACATCGGGACAGACCGCCTCGCGGACGTTCTGGACCATCGCGCGGCGCGACAGCCTGGCCGGCTTCCTGTTCATCGCGCCGCAGCTGATCGGCATCATCACCTTCGTCCTGGTGCCGCTCGGGCTTGTCTTCTGGTATTCGCTGCACGAATGGAACGTGCTCGCCAATACCTTCACCTTTACCGGCACCCAGAACTACCGGATGCTGATCGAGGACACGAACCTCGCTGAAGTCCTGGGTGCGACGGCGATCTTCTCCGCGGGCCTTGTGGTGTTCAACATGTCGCTGGCCCTCTTGCTGGCGGTCCTGCTCAACCAGAAGCTCGCCGGCATCGCCCTCTTTCGCACGCTGTTCTTCTCGCCCGTCGTTGTCTCGCTGGTTGCCTGGACCATCGTCTGGGGTTTCCTCCTGCAAAAGAACGGCGGCATCAACGGCATGCTGCTGATGCTCGGGATCGAGGGTCCGAACTGGCTGCGCGAGGAGACCACGGCCATGATTTCCGTCATCGTCGTCCAGGTCTTCAAGAATGTCGGTCTGAACATGATCCTGTTCCTGGCCGCTCTGCAGGGGGTGCCAAGGGAACTGTACGAGGCGGCGCGCATCGACGGCGCCCCGGCTTTCAAGCAGTTCCGCCGCATCACCCTGCCGCTGATCAGCCCGACCATTCTGTTGACGTCGATCATCACGATCGTCGGCTCGCTGCAGGTCTTCGCCCAGATCGCCGTCCTGACCCAGGGTGGTCCCGGCCTCTCCACGACGGTGCTCGTCTACTATCTCTATCAGCAGGCCTTCCAGTTCCACTATTTCGGCTATGGCTCGACACTCTCCATTCTGCTGTTCGTGATCGTCGCCGTACTGACATTTGCCCAATGGCAGATGCGCAAGAGGATCGTGTTCTATGAAAGCTGATCTTTCCCCTCGCATGCAGGTGGTGCTGTACGGGCTGATGTGCGTGCTGCTCATCCCCTTCGTCTTTCCCACCTGGTGGATGGTGACGTCTTCGATCAAGCCGATCAGCGATATCTTCGCCTTTCCGCCGCAGCTGATCCCGAAGACCTTTGACTGGACAACCTATTCCAAGGTGTTTGAGCTGCAGCCTTTCGTCCGGCAATACTGGAACTCGGCCTATATCGCGGCCGTCGTCACCATCGGCACCATGGTCGTGTCGTCCATGGCCGGCTATGCCTTCGCACGGATCAGGTTTCCCTTTGCCAATACGATCTTCATGATCGTTCTGCTCGGTCTTTTGATCCCGTCCGAAGTGACGATCGTGCCGCTGTTCCAGATGTTCCTGAAGGCCGGAATGGTCAACACCCACTGGCCGCTGATCCTCGTGCCGATCTTCGGCGCACCCAGCGTCTTTGCCACTTTCGTCATGCGGCAGTTCTTCGTGACGCTTCCGGCCGAACTGGAAGAGGCGGCGCGTGTCGACGGGCTGGGCCGCTTCAAGATCTTCCGCAAGATCGCCCTGCCGCTGGCCAGGCCGGCGCTCGCCTCCGTTGCGATCTTCACCTTCCTTCACTCGTGGAACCTGTTTCTCGAGCCGATCGTCTTCCTCTCGAGCGCCGAGCAATTCACCCTGCCGCAGGCCCTCACGCAATATACCGACGCCTATGGCGGGCCGATGTGGAACATCCAGCTTGCCGCGGCAACCCTGACGGCGCTGCCCGTCCTCATCGTCTTCATCATCGCGCAGAAGCAGTTCGTCGAGGGACTGGCGCATACCGGCCTCAAAGGCTGAATACGGGATCACACCATGGCTCAGGTCACCCTTTCCGACATCCGCAAGAATTACAGCGCTGTCAAAGTCATTCACGGTGTCGATCTTGAGGTCGAGGATGGCGAATTCGTCGTGCTTGTCGGCCCGTCCGGCTGCGGGAAGTCCACGCTGCTGCGGATGATTGCCGGGCTAGAAACCATCACCGACGGCACACTGGCAATCGGCGGCCGCGTGGTCAACGATCTCGATCCGAAGGATCGTGACATCGCCATGGTGTTCCAGAGCTATGCCCTGTATCCGCACATGACGGTGGCGACGAATATGGGCTTCTCGCTGGAGCATCGCGGCGCCAGCAAGACGGAGATTGCCGATCGGGTCAGCTGGGCCGCCGGAATCCTCGGGCTCGATGCTCTCCTGGATCGCTATCCGCGGCAATTGTCCGGCGGCCAGCGCCAGCGCGTGGCCATGGGCCGGGCGATCGTGCGAAACCCGCAGGTCTTCCTGTTCGACGAGCCTTTGTCGAACCTCGATGCAAAATTGCGGGTGGTCATGCGCGGCGAGATCAAGTCGCTGCACCAGAAGCTGAAGACCACCACCATTTACGTCACCCATGATCAGGTGGAGGCCATGACCATGGCGGATCGGATTGTCGTGCTCAACGGCGGCAAGGTCGAGCAGATCGGCGCGCCGCTGGAGCTCTACGACCGACCGGCCAACCGCTTCGTCGCCGGCTTCATCGGCTCGCCCTCCATGAACTTCATCGAGGGAAAGATCACCGCACAAGGCTTTGACGCCGCCGGTGCCCTCCTGCCATTGCCGGCCTCAGCGAAGAACCATGGAGGCCGGGCGGCCACTTTCGGCATTCGTCCCGAACATCTCCTTCTCGATCCGGCAGGCGTGAAAGCGGAGGTTCTGCTGGTTGAGCCCATGGGCGCCGAGACGCAGGTGACGATGAAGCTCGGCGATACATCCATCATCGGCGTCTTCCGTGAGCGTGTCGCGCTGGCGCCGGGCTCCATCATCGGCATTGCGCCGGATGTCGCGGCCATCCATCTGTTTGCCGCAGAAGGCGGCCGCCGCCTGGACTGAGCAGCGAAGACCGGCCTGCTTCAGCGGCAGGCGCTCTCGCAGTGCAGAGGACGCGCCGGCCATCGGCGCATCCAAAGCAAAGCCTTCGGCATTCACACCTCGTCGCCGGCGCCGGACGTGCCG
The sequence above is a segment of the Rhizobium sp. SSA_523 genome. Coding sequences within it:
- a CDS encoding Ig-like domain-containing protein, with amino-acid sequence MAIRTVDFNQVTDGAAGGADTTLSAGGLTFTIQAAGNWTANFDNGRFNFTEDASLGSSPFKITVTETDGSRFSLNDFMAYVDLTPNIANGDLPTAIQIAHVSSLSDDTFQNYPFQYSTAFPNGPQPPVATSFEIRDYGDVNPTTSLWMDNLVVDSYPNEPPAVTSIVRAAGGTGLLSKDATSASYTVKFSESVSGVDASDFVLTRTGTANGSIAQVSGSGTTYTVVVNDLTGDGTLRLDLNASGTGIVDGQNAAIQAGFTGGQTYTLDHFAPAAPSAPDLAAASDSGSSSTDDITNVTLPTFTGSAESGATVKLYDGNQALIGSGTAAQDGTWTIASTVALSEGVHTIRATATDQAGNESLSGSALAMTVDTTGPIVAVTSDRAELKIGETAKITFTFSEDPGATFSGADVTVTGGSLGSFSGSGAIRTATFTPSTNTDTSTAKITVTAGGYTDLAGNAGAAGVTPSLTVDTKAPAAPSTPDLVAASDTGPRSDDNITGDTRPTFSGVAEAGSTVTLYADGNAIGSALALDGTWSIKSDTSLAEGSYGVSATATDKAGNIGASSAALTVEVVTSAPTTSVGAILFSADSGSSSTDLITKTAAQTLSGQLSAPLAAGEHVEVSLDGGASWTTAASMSSATTWSLAATLVEGTHALQARVVNQAGNAGPELKTSYTLDTVAPGITVRTDAATLKAGQTATVTFEFTEDPGDSFTWNGNSGDVTVSGGTVSAISGSGTTRTATFTPTAGIDSGTAKISVASGSFADIAGNINQASKVHSIGYDTAAPTVTVDIVDAKLNLADDQSDVVITFSEKPSDFGLEDLVATGGKLANLQTTADPLVYTAVFKADQAYSGSGSVKIVAGSYQDAAGNPGGPASDTVLIDTGVPYTPPPTPDVPTPPIVAGTEGGILSGTAGNDSFIGSTGLDYVSYSGGISDYRVITDANGKVTAIQGPQGTDSFDGIERLVFSDGILAFDEPAKQSYRLYEAAFDRDPDLAGLSFWVGERDDGARDLLTTARDFLFSTEFVSRFGNIQQMSNSDIVQLFYQNVLDRPGEAQGVAYWQAMLDQGMAPEHALVLFSESMENRQLVDVDVLGGVRLSLDLI
- a CDS encoding ankyrin repeat domain-containing protein, which produces MRRFLLAALAALGLSFGPAAASDAAAVAAFHDAVQSGNLDLARSMLAADSSLATSVGAYGFQPVHLLDMYFDANLLDLLLAAGADINARNDEGVTLLHIVTDPDAVPLLVQRGADLEARDARGWTPLIMQANNQQNGPDVVAALMASGANPDARGADGETALSFARETGDVDFIAVLTEGGAKK
- a CDS encoding helix-turn-helix domain-containing protein, with the translated sequence MAKARHSRFDCSPGCSVEAAIGLIDGKWKSVVLFHLLSGTLRFNELRRHIANVTPRMLTNQLRELEDDGLIERKVYAQVPPKVEYSLSRLGRSMEPVLLALKDWGDANIGLYGKPRGLDPRETPATEASHQPDPEATTI
- a CDS encoding zinc-binding alcohol dehydrogenase family protein, translating into MKAVGYKAPGAIGREDALQDIELPRPVPEGHDLLVEVRAVSVNPVDTKIRKGVAPEAGQFKVLGWDAVGTVVEVGPHVKDVTIGDDVFYAGSLVRPGANSQFHRVDERIVGKKPRTISDAEAAALPLTAITAWEMLFDRLDIRRPVPGAANAILIVGGAGGVGSIAIQLVRALTDVTVIATASRPETREWVEKLGAHHVVDHAKPIAEQVAALGVGAPAFVFSTTETHRHLKDIIELIAPQGRFGLIDDPESLDVLGFKRKAVSIHWELMFTRSLYETADMAEQGHLLNEVARLIDEGKLRTTVTEVLSPINASNLRQAHAAIESGKTKGKIVLEGFGEG
- a CDS encoding LacI family DNA-binding transcriptional regulator, with translation MTGRRRLTQNDIAKLAGVSQATVSLVLNGAPTALARIPAETRERVQQVIRTTGYVADPIARRMAKGLNRILGVFTYEPAFPSAQADFFTPFLLGIEEEAQQQNYDLLLLTSAGVGSDRKIFSENNRLRIADGCLILGREFDREELARLVAEDYPFVAIGRREDAGGPVPYVGGDYAAGTRALVEKAAALGHLKLAYVGPQGPAESIADRWFGFEAALGLTKAELAVHIDTVNRPAADILDAIRSSGATAAFFIELADAVRVETLARERGISIPGDCSMIVLGSHIRASRSPVRFTSYDIPREEMGRRATAMLVNRIETGGIGDQILLPCDPVEGETLGPAPSIPATGRI
- a CDS encoding FAD-dependent oxidoreductase; amino-acid sequence: MRADILVVGGGLGGVAAALGAARAGKRVIMTEEYDWIGGQLTSQAVPSDEHTWVEQFGITRSYRRLREGVRRYYREHYPLTEGARAWGDLNPGAGWVSRICAEPRVNLAVIESMLAPYRGADRLTVLTPYRPVAADVEGDTVRAVIVRHRDTGAEIVITADYILDATELGDLLPMTGTEYAKGFEAQSDTGEPSAPAQAQPDNVQAVSICFAIDHVDGDQTIDKPENYDYWKQYQPHFWGGPLLGFTAPHPRTLEHTTRSFTPNPDDDPLLVDADQRKGGGDENLWIFRRIAARRNFTPGFYASDICLVNWPMIDYMDGTIIDVSEAEKAQHLKAAADLSYSVFYWLQTEAPRLDGGQGFSGLRLRGDITGTDHGLAMAPYIRESRRIKPVTRIVEQDLSYTVRGDKGAVRYRDSIGIGMYRIDLHPSTGGDNYVDVPSCPFEIPLGALLPQRMKNLIPAGKNIGTTHITNGCYRLHPVEWNIGEVAGMLAAYSLEKGLTPHQVQADDKHLHDFQAVLTREGIEIRWPHIAAY
- a CDS encoding sugar ABC transporter substrate-binding protein; amino-acid sequence: MPYHRTLKATAFALALLGLGGAAKAQDAVNLRMTIWSANEAHLKLFNELAAGFKKDHPNVSVTYESLPFDTYTTALTTQIAGGNAPDMAWIFETTAYDFVKSGALYPLTETLKATQGYNLEEVSAGATERWMQDGALYAYPFSTSPFAMFVNNDIIKAAGAKTPAEMIAAGEWTWDNAIATASAVGKTGKGGLIVRDFNYQNWQYLTSVWNGWGASPWSEDGKTCSMADQPMADALSFIHDAIFNKKAMPGPGETVDFFAGNAAMTITQISRASLLPKENPFSWDLVPLPKGPAGEYALIGQAGIGVMQSGKHAATAAEFVAYMTNPENSAKLSQFFPSARKSLLSAELLKKTNPLLTQEQIEKVVINGIATGRVMPGHSGFAQIQQVVRSNLDAIWRPDADVPATLQKICGQIGPLLKR
- a CDS encoding carbohydrate ABC transporter permease — its product is MAVAHHHHQTSGQTASRTFWTIARRDSLAGFLFIAPQLIGIITFVLVPLGLVFWYSLHEWNVLANTFTFTGTQNYRMLIEDTNLAEVLGATAIFSAGLVVFNMSLALLLAVLLNQKLAGIALFRTLFFSPVVVSLVAWTIVWGFLLQKNGGINGMLLMLGIEGPNWLREETTAMISVIVVQVFKNVGLNMILFLAALQGVPRELYEAARIDGAPAFKQFRRITLPLISPTILLTSIITIVGSLQVFAQIAVLTQGGPGLSTTVLVYYLYQQAFQFHYFGYGSTLSILLFVIVAVLTFAQWQMRKRIVFYES
- a CDS encoding carbohydrate ABC transporter permease, which gives rise to MKADLSPRMQVVLYGLMCVLLIPFVFPTWWMVTSSIKPISDIFAFPPQLIPKTFDWTTYSKVFELQPFVRQYWNSAYIAAVVTIGTMVVSSMAGYAFARIRFPFANTIFMIVLLGLLIPSEVTIVPLFQMFLKAGMVNTHWPLILVPIFGAPSVFATFVMRQFFVTLPAELEEAARVDGLGRFKIFRKIALPLARPALASVAIFTFLHSWNLFLEPIVFLSSAEQFTLPQALTQYTDAYGGPMWNIQLAAATLTALPVLIVFIIAQKQFVEGLAHTGLKG